A stretch of Brassica napus cultivar Da-Ae chromosome C6, Da-Ae, whole genome shotgun sequence DNA encodes these proteins:
- the BNACNNG38970D gene encoding late embryogenesis abundant protein 7: protein MSSNQELSHNAGEATGQVQLKKEEYLNKVSHAMDQNVDHHTHSQSHAEHDQNNPSLISQASTVIQQTGGQVKNMAQGAADAVKNTLGMSPATNNPSSPAGRTHPSNPSSPAGTTRPSNTSSRNI from the exons ATGTCGTCAAACCAAGAGTTAAGCCACAACGCCGGAGAAGCCACCGGTCAAGTTCAG CTGAAGAAGGAAGAGTATTTGAACAAAGTATCACACGCAATGGATCAGAATGTTGATCATCACACTCACTCACAGTCCCACGCAGAACATGATCAGAACAATCCTTCCCTAATCTCACAGGCCTCTACTGTCATTCAACAg ACAGGTGGCCAAGTGAAAAATATGGCACAAGGAGCAGCCGACGCTGTGAAAAACACTCTTGGGATGAGTCCGGCCACCAACAACCCTAGCAGCCCGGCCGGCAGGACCCACCCGAGCAATCCTAGCAGTCCAGCCGGAACGACCCGCCCGAGCAACACTAGCTCAAGGAATATATAA